The genomic interval GCTCCTGGCCGCCGTGGTGCTCATGTTCGACCCCCAGGCCGTGACGGGGGAGCCCGGTCCCGGCCCGCGGGGCAGGCAGAGTCCGCAGGGCCGGCAGCGCCCGCGGAGCAGCGCCCGGGAGGGGGCGGGAGGGGCCCGGTACCGCTGATCCGGGGCCGTTGTCAGTGGCGGGCCGTACGGTGGATGCATGCGGCCCGTTTCCAAGATCGAACGTTCGGTGGCGCCCTTCGAGGTCGTCAGTCCCTACCAGCCCAGCGGCGACCAGCCGGCGGCCATCGCCGAGCTGGAGCGGCGCGTCCGCGCCGACGAGAAGGACGTCGTCCTGCTCGGCGCGACCGGCACCGGCAAGTCGGCGACCACCGCCTGGATGATCGAGAAGCTGCAGCGCCCCACTCTGGTGATGGCGCCGAACAAGACCCTCGCCGCCCAGCTGGCCAACGAGTTCCGTGAGCTCCTCCCGAACAACGCGGTGGAGTATTTCGTCTCGTACTACGACTACTACCAGCCCGAGGCGTACGTCCCGCAGTCGGACACCTACATCGAGAAGGACTCCTCCATCAACGAGGAGGTCGAGCGGCTGCGCCACTCGGCGACGAATTCGCTGCTCACCCGGCGCGACGTCGTCGTGGTCGCCTCCGTCTCCTGCATCTACGGCCTCGGCACGCCCCAGGAGTACGTGGACCGCATGGTCCGGCTCAAGGTCGGCGAGGAGATCGACCGCGACCAGCTGCTGCGCCGTTTCGTCGAGATGCAGTACAGCCGTAACGACCTGGCGTTCACCCGCGGCACCTTCCGGGTCCGGGGCGACACCATCGAGATCTTCCCGGTCTACGAGGAGCTCGCCGTCCGGATCGAGATGTTCGGCGACGAGATCGAGGCCCTGTCCACGCTCCACCCGCTGACCGGCGAGATCATCAGCGAGGACCCCATGGTCCACGTCTTCCCCGCCAGCCACTATGTCGCCGGGCCCGAGCGTCTGCAGAAGGCCGTCAGCGGCATCGAGCAGGAGCTGGAGCAGCGCCTGGCCGAGCTGGAGAAGCAGGGCAAGATGCTGGAGGCCCAGCGACTGCGCATGCGCACCACGTACGACATCGAGATGCTCCACCAGATCGGCACCTGCTCCGGCGTCGAGAACTACTCGATGCACTTCGACGACCGCGCGCCCGGCACCGCCCCCAACACGCTCCTCGACTACTTCCCGGACGACTTCCTGCTCGTCCTGGACGAGTCCCACGTCACGGTCCCGCAGATCGGCGCGATGTACGAGGGGGACGCCTCCCGCAAGCGGACCCTCGTCGACCACGGCTTCCGGCTGCCGTCCGCGATGGACAACCGGCCGCTGAAGTGGGAGGAGTTCCTGAAGCGGATCGACCAGACGGTGTACCTCTCCGCCACCCCGGGGAAGTACGAGCTCTCGCGCGGCGACGGGTTCGTCGAGCAGATCATCCGCCCCACCGGCCTCGTCGACCCCGAGGTCGTGGTCAAGCCCACCGAGGGCCAGATCGACGACCTGGTCCACGAGATCCGCAAGCGCGTCGAGCGCGACGAGCGGGTCCTGGTCACCACGCTCACCAAGAAGATGTCGGAGGACCTCACCGACTACTTCCTGGAGCTCGGCATCCAGGTCCGCTACCTGCACAGCGACGTCGACACCCTGCGCCGCATCGAGCTGCTGCGCGAGCTGCGCTCCGGCGAGTACGACGTGCTCGTCGGCATCAACCTCCTGCGCGAGGGCCTCGACCTTCCCGAGGTGTCCCTCGTGGCCATCCTCGACGCCGACAAGCAGGGCTTCCTGCGCTCCGGCACCTCGCTCATCCAGACCATCGGCCGCGCCGCCCGTAACGTCTCCGGCCAGGTCCACATGTACGCCGACAAGATCACCCCGGCCATGGCGCAGGCAATCGACGAGACGAACCGCCGCCGCGAGAAGCAGGTCGCGTACAACACGGAGCGCGGCCTCGACCCGCAGCCGCTGCGCAAGAAGATCAACGACATCGTCGCGACCATCGCCCGCGAGGAGGTCGACACCGAGCAGCTCCTCGGCACCGGCTACCGGCAGGGCAAGGAGGCCAAGGCGCCGGTGCCCGCGCTCGGCTCGAAGGCGGCCAAGGGCGGGGCGAAGGGCAGGGCGGCCTCGCCCGGCGCGGTGCTCAGCGACCGGCCCGCCACCGAACTGGCCGGGATCATCGAGGAGATGACCGAGCGCATGCGGGCCGCCGCCGCGGACCTGCAGTTCGAGGTGGCCGCCCGGCTGCGCGACGAGGTCGGTGAACTGAAGAAGGAACTGCGCCAGATGAAGGAAGCGGGCCTCGCCTGATCCCGGTGCCCCGGTGCCCCGGTGACCCGGTGACCCGGTGACCCGGCGACCGGTGTTCCCCGCGGGCGCGGGATCGCCGCTGACGCGTGCCGGTTTCGCAGCGGTCCCGCACCGGTTCCAGCACCGGTTCCAGCGCGGATTCCGGTGCGGTCTCCGGTGTCGTTTCCGATGCGCCGGGCATGCCGCGCCGGGTGTGTTGCAAGAGCGACACAAAAGCGGGCCGAGCCTGCTGCCGCCCGGGGTGGAATGCGTAGGGTGCCGGGAAGCCGCACACGGATGGTTGCGGGGCAATGCCGAGAGGGGACAGCGCGTGACGGTCAATATGACCAAGGGTCAGGCCATCAGCCTGCAGAAGAGCGACGGGGGGACCCTGACCGCGGTACGGATGGGGCTCGGCTGGCAGGCGGCTCCGCGCCGTGGCCTGTTCGGTTCACGCACCCGCGAGGTCGACCTGGACGCCTCGGCGGTGCTCTTCGCCGACAAGCAGCCGGTCGACGTCGTGTTCTTCCGCCACCTCGTCAGCGACGACGGCTCGGTCAAGCACACCGGTGACAACCTGGTCGGCGGCGCCGGCTCCGGCGGCGACGACGAGGCGATCCTCGTCGACCTCCAGCGCGTTCCGGTCCACATCGACCAGATCGTCTTCACGGTGAACTCCTTCACCGGGCAGACGTTCCAGGAGGTCCGACACGCCTTCTGCCGCATCGTCGACGAGACCAACGGCCAGGAGCTCGCCCGGTACACGCTCGACGGCGGCGGCCAGTACACCGCCCAGATCATGGCGAAGGTGCACCGCGCGGGCAGCGGATGGCAGATGACGGC from Streptomyces sp. CA-278952 carries:
- a CDS encoding TerD family protein → MTVNMTKGQAISLQKSDGGTLTAVRMGLGWQAAPRRGLFGSRTREVDLDASAVLFADKQPVDVVFFRHLVSDDGSVKHTGDNLVGGAGSGGDDEAILVDLQRVPVHIDQIVFTVNSFTGQTFQEVRHAFCRIVDETNGQELARYTLDGGGQYTAQIMAKVHRAGSGWQMTALGNPANGRTFQDLMPSILPHL
- the uvrB gene encoding excinuclease ABC subunit UvrB, encoding MRPVSKIERSVAPFEVVSPYQPSGDQPAAIAELERRVRADEKDVVLLGATGTGKSATTAWMIEKLQRPTLVMAPNKTLAAQLANEFRELLPNNAVEYFVSYYDYYQPEAYVPQSDTYIEKDSSINEEVERLRHSATNSLLTRRDVVVVASVSCIYGLGTPQEYVDRMVRLKVGEEIDRDQLLRRFVEMQYSRNDLAFTRGTFRVRGDTIEIFPVYEELAVRIEMFGDEIEALSTLHPLTGEIISEDPMVHVFPASHYVAGPERLQKAVSGIEQELEQRLAELEKQGKMLEAQRLRMRTTYDIEMLHQIGTCSGVENYSMHFDDRAPGTAPNTLLDYFPDDFLLVLDESHVTVPQIGAMYEGDASRKRTLVDHGFRLPSAMDNRPLKWEEFLKRIDQTVYLSATPGKYELSRGDGFVEQIIRPTGLVDPEVVVKPTEGQIDDLVHEIRKRVERDERVLVTTLTKKMSEDLTDYFLELGIQVRYLHSDVDTLRRIELLRELRSGEYDVLVGINLLREGLDLPEVSLVAILDADKQGFLRSGTSLIQTIGRAARNVSGQVHMYADKITPAMAQAIDETNRRREKQVAYNTERGLDPQPLRKKINDIVATIAREEVDTEQLLGTGYRQGKEAKAPVPALGSKAAKGGAKGRAASPGAVLSDRPATELAGIIEEMTERMRAAAADLQFEVAARLRDEVGELKKELRQMKEAGLA